One region of Theileria equi strain WA chromosome 4 map unlocalized gcontig_1105316255039, whole genome shotgun sequence genomic DNA includes:
- a CDS encoding conserved hypothetical protein (encoded by transcript BEWA_052250A), with translation MAPELTPFNYKYNYKIFDSSIEDKNDAEYAEVRVYLDYATNTTENLIKLSNNILSQNIKDPSIQTFLKSFVCLAFPPYSPYIHYEEIFIESPLHTSVNTVSRNVFTIFLNAAKCASNDTLSKLGLNDAKYMLNFFNMYGRNNDKFSREILKTCKMLNGNFMDDMVSIVQTISQIISSEFDILRSLTDSFVDGKTRYHSSLFSEHPMLCDRSVSADSYNKLFVNMEHKLLDLLSHLETILRFLSESHYSAALETYVDTPYGKSKIEHAFTNLYYFFIYLHQLLVETKRPLYDITKFDKEYARKFQICIYYRCRIMLLRILLSIVKYNIALYPSESADYCLNWLIIFIKMGGNNYTINRDLIVDDFNDVNFPAYVDDWQAINKNWIPSEISQMKGLVTVKSNDKNLDPNVVKVKEITRIDDEQTIIDCLNKHQHDVDAAIIDLIDNYSEVSNTNDAHAGSNRRTTNLPSLSYLPKENRKAVMNYWDFINQPEMYDDDNDDSVPFNVNLKVQSSEPSEAGEEKPKTKRFYRNKQNHKAHYGNHHRRDR, from the exons ATGGCTCCAGAGTTGACACCTTTCAACTATAAGTATaattacaaaatatttgattcGAGTATTGAAGATAAAAACGATGCTGAATATGCAGAAGTTAGAGTATACCTGG ACTACGCGACAAATACTACGGAAAACCTTATAAAGCTCAGCAATAACATACTATCGCAAAATATTAAAGATCCTTCCatacaaacttttctcAAATCCTTCGTTTGCTTAGCATTTCCTCCTTATAGCCCTTATATACACTATGAAGAGATATTTATAGAAAGTCCGTTACATACCAGTGTGAACACGGTATCGAGGAATGTATTTACTATTTTTCTAAATGCTGCAAAATGTGCTAGCAACGATACCCTTTCCAAGTTAGGTCTAAACGACGCCAAGTATATGCTTAATTTTTTTAATATGTATGGGAGGAACAATGATAAGTTTTCAAGGGAGATTTTAAAGACTTGCAAAATGTTAAATGGCAACTTTATGGATGACATGGTATCAATAGTTCAAACGATTTCTCAGATTATAAGCTCAGAATTTGACATTTTGAGGTCTTTGACAGATTCATTTGTGGATGGAAAAACTAGGTACCATTCATCATTGTTTTCTGAGCACCCTATGCTTTGTGATCGCTCGGTATCTGCAGATAGTTATAACAAACTGTTCGTAAATATGGAACACAAGCTTTTGGATCTTCTCTCTCACCTTGAAACTATTTTGAGATTTCTATCAGAAAGCCATTACTCTGCAGCGTTGGAAACTTATGTTGATACCCCTTATGGCAAGAGCAAAATTGAACACGCCTTTACCAACCTTTACTACTTTTTCATCTACTTACACCAACTTTTGGTAGAAACAAAAAGACCTCTTTATGATATCACAAAATTTGATAAGGAATATGCACGAAAATTCCAGATATGTATTTACTATCGCTGTAGAATAATGCTCTTAAGGATTCTTCTCTCTATTGTCAAGTATAACAttgcattatatccaagCGAGTCCGCAGATTATTGCCTAAATTGGCtaattatttttattaAGATGGGAGGAAATAACTATACAATAAATAGGGATCTAATTGTagatgattttaatgatgTAAATTTTCCCGCATATGTAGATGATTGGCAAGCTATTAATAAGAATTGGATTCCATCTGAGATATCCCAAATGAAGGGTCTCGTAACAGTCAAGTCTAACGATAAAAACTTGGATCCAAACGTTGTTAAGGTGAAGGAAATAACCAGGATAGATGATGAACAGACTATAATAGACTGTTTGAACAAACATCAACATGATGTAGATGCAGCCATTATAGACTTAATCGACAACTACTCAG AAGTCAGTAATACGAACGATGCGCACGCGGGATCAAACAGAAGAACGACAAATTTACCTTCATTATCCTATTTACCAAAGGAAAACAGAAAGGCAGTCATGAATTACTG GGACTTTATCAACCAGCCTGAGATGTATGACGATGACAACGATGACTCCGTTCCATTTAATGTAAATTTAAAGGTTCAAAGTTCTGAACCATCCGAAGCTGGAGAAGAGAAGCCGAAAACCAAACGGTTTTACAGAAATAAACAGAATCACAAAGCTCATTATGGAAACCATCATAGACGAGATAGGTAA
- a CDS encoding conserved hypothetical protein (encoded by transcript BEWA_052300A), producing the protein MHASCKSENVEVKSVNEKNTLVKGGVTASLLTIAPNSLNESSILFLGSKNYTIGVDSVGNFAFNAQNTPMIIVDNNQTISMHMSTFSVKNVDLGGDLVVQGITQFRMIWREEFTDSKGWSGSVDKLGVSNCSGIQMLGGYQNFGRGHVEKTFIELPEHKELRIRATFHFIDQWVGETGYMKLGTPDGIMEYVWTDRHFHKEDFNTNICGGETGDDKFSVPIDVTVLHNSERFTIAFGSTIVGDSDKQSWGISGLEIHIR; encoded by the coding sequence ATGCATGCCAGTTGCAAAAGTGAAAATGTTGAAGTCAAGAGCGTAAATGAAAAAAACACTTTGGTAAAGGGAGGTGTAACAGCATCTCTGTTGACTATCGCACCAAATTCCCTAAATGAATCTTCAATTCTATTTCTTGGTAGCAAAAACTACACTATAGGTGTAGATTCTGTTGGGAATTTTGCCTTTAATGCTCAGAACACTCCTATGATAATCGTAGACAATAACCAGACTATTTCAATGCACATGTCGACCTTTTCGGTGAAGAACGTCGATCTTGGAGGAGATTTAGTCGTTCAGGGTATAACTCAATTCCGAATGATTTGGCGGGAAGAGTTTACAGATAGCAAGGGATGGTCTGGATCGGTTGATAAGTTGGGGGTGTCAAACTGTTCTGGTATTCAAATGCTGGGAGGATACCAAAACTTTGGAAGAGGTCATGTAGAAAAAACCTTCATTGAACTTCCAGAACACAAGGAACTTAGAATAAGGGCGACTTTTCATTTTATAGACCAATGGGTCGGTGAGACAGGTTACATGAAATTGGGAACTCCAGATGGAATAATGGAATATGTATGGACAGATAGACACTTTCACAAGGAAGATTTTAACACAAATATATGCGGAGGAGAAACGGGGGACGATAAATTTTCAGTTCCTATCGATGTAACAGTACTTCACAATTCAGAGAGGTTTACAATTGCTTTTGGAAGCACTATTGTAGGAGATTCAGATAAACAATCTTGGGGCATATCTGGGCTTGAAATTCACATTAGATAA
- a CDS encoding adenylosuccinate lyase, putative (encoded by transcript BEWA_052260A), giving the protein MSSKYGALSPLDSVYKRHTSEIPRYLSNYALTSNRILVEVRWVQHLVKLGITPVKELSREVNEFLDSLKDISEDGMRIIEELNSVTRHDVKAVEYYIRKRFEESGYDDLILLMPWIHMFCTSEDINSPAHSTGIRDCMDHLIKPLMLNIINSLAKLSVEHASKPMLSRTHGQPASPTTFGKEMAIYTYRLSQQYKKYIDKIEYFGKFGGAVGNFNVHFVAFPDLDWPSIAKSFVEDLNLTYQPYSTQIECHDYISELSDSIARFNTILKDMCVDMWLYLSHDLLKLKNVKGEVGSSTMPHKINPIHFECAEGNIGLANSLFSFFSSKLPTSRMQRDLSDSTVLRNIGTAMGYSVVAYKSIITAFERVDFNAEKALQELENNYAVLSEPTQVVLKMMGRSDAFDAVLKFTRGSEVNGEEMKKFIQENCQLSPGMSGITPASFTGCAEQFARNIISFLPNK; this is encoded by the exons ATGTCGAGCAAGTATGGCGCTCTGAGTCCGCTAGACAGTGTCTACAAGAGGCATACCAGTGAGATACCAAGATATTTATCAAATTATGCTCTTACGTCGAATAGGATTCTTGTAGAAGTTAGATGGGTGCAACATTTGGTTAAGCTTGGTATTACTCCGGTAAAAGAGCTGTCAAGGGAAGTAAATG AGTTCTTGGATTCCTTGAAGGATATATCAGAGGATGGTATGCGAATCATTGAAGAATTAAACAGTGTTACTCGTCATGATGTTAAAGCTGTAGAATATTATATACGG AAACGTTTTGAGGAAAGTGGTTATGACGATCTTATATTGTTGATGCCATGGATTCATATGTTTTGCACTAGTGAAGATATAAACAGCCCAGCACATAGCACTGGAATACGTGATTGTATGGATCACCTTATTAAGCCTTTAATGTTAAACATTATCAACTCATTAGCCAAGCTATCGGTTGAG CATGCGAGCAAACCTATGCTTTCAAGGACCCATGGACAACCCGCATCCCCTACCACATTTGGGAAGGAGATGGCAATTTATACATACAGATTGTCACAACaatataaaaagtacaTAGACAAG ATTGAGtattttggaaagtttGGAGGAGCAGTAGGGAATTTTAACGTTCATTTTGTAGCCTTTCCAGATTTGGACTGGCCAAGTATCGCAAAAAGTTTTGTGGAG GATCTGAACCTTACATATCAGCCATATTCAACCCAAATAGAGTGTCATGATTATATTTCAGAGTTATCTGATAGTATAGCAAGGTTCAAtacaattttaaaggataTGTGCGTGGATATGTGGCTCTACCTTTCACA TGATTTGCTTAAActaaaaaatgtaaagggTGAAGTTGGTAGCAGTACAATGCCTCACAAAATAAATCCTATTCATTTTGAATGTGCTGAGGGAAATATTGGTTTGGCTAATTCATTGTTTTCATTCTTCAG CTCAAAGTTACCTACCAGTAGGATGCAAAGGGACCTAAGTGACTCAACAGTTCTCAGGAACATAGGAACTGCAATGGGTTATTCTGTGGTCGCCTACAAGTCTATAATTACTGCTTTTGAAAGAGTAGACTTTAATGCTGAAAAGGCTCTCCAGGAGTTAGAAAATAACTATGCGGTCTTATCGGAACCTACTCAGGTTGTTCTCAAGAT GATGGGACGTTCAGACGCATTTGATGCTGTTTTGAAATTCACAAGAGGATCGGAAGTCAATGGTGAAGAAATGAAAAAGTTTATCCAAGAGAATTGCCAACTTAGTCCAGGCATGTCTGGTATAACGCCAGCTAGTTTTACGGGATGTGCCGAGCAATTTGCCAGAAATATCATTTcatttttaccaaataAATAG
- a CDS encoding Ras-related protein Rab1b small GTP-binding protein (encoded by transcript BEWA_052280A) encodes MKEYDYLFKIIVIGDSGCGKSSLLLRFADNTYSESYMSTIGVDFKIKTVKIDNITIKLQIWDTAGQERFRTITSTYYRGAHGIICVYDVTNKLSFDHITETWLTDIERYATSNVSKLLIGNKIDLADNRVVTSEEAKQVAEAHNMNYIEASAKTDSNVEKAFLSIAKSLKDKATQYTSNPTSPTINLNTSAKLATNRGVMDSCQDIPGLGKLGISSKKCA; translated from the exons atgaaagAATATGATTATTTATTCAAAATTATAGTCATTGGAGACAGTGGCTGCGGGAAATCATCTCTGTTGTTACGCTTTGCA GATAACACATATAGTGAATCGTATATGAGCACTATAGGAGtagattttaaaattaaaactgtAAAGATAGATAATATTACGATAAAATTGCAAATA TGGGATACTGCTGGTCAGGAAAGGTTCCGTACTATCACAAGCACCTACTATAGAGGTGCTCATGGTATCATTTGTGTTTATGATGTCACAAATAAGTTGTCTTTCGACCATATTACTGAAACTTGGCTCACAGATATCGAGAGATATGCCACTTCTAATGTTTCAAAGTTGTTGATTGGGAATAAAATTGATCTTGCTGATAATCGCGTAGTAACATCTGAAGAAGCGAAACAGGTTGCAGAAGCACATAATATGAACTACATTGAGGCTTCTGCTAAGACGGACAGCAATGTCGAGAAGGCTTTCTTGTCCATTGCAAAATCGCTCAAGGATAAAGCAACTCAGTATACTTCAAATCCTACGAGTCCAACGATCAATCTAAACACCTCAGCAAAATTGGCCACAAACAGAGGTGTAATGGATTCATGTCAAGATATACCCGGGTTAGGAAAACTGGGAATTTCAAGCAAAAAATGTGCATAA
- a CDS encoding conserved hypothetical protein (encoded by transcript BEWA_052240A) encodes MMKILKGLLTFWLFHLFLYRYFVIPEGICLDIRPSKESRRLKSDILAAKNYNFCFSTLPSSQNFLFVKPLSIYTGTSNHRNIKLRHTPNSVDPEKNTNEREEKKLIVANSSELHRLASYNDLKQSLVSISNRFVDIVGSAKDYLRKSKIYEIVYTFINGIKARANNLTVKKQIVILLLSQLLYSFILPNFHIILPYQLIPTDSGLGVDIGLDTIVSMVFSYLFLNDLNISSKPLIVPEDIKKRIPWVVLSLIGSYVLSGYFTHVIDNAILLISAMDAPVSVAMHQSLRVLIGHIFWVLVGSMIINKTVFPLSFNANNPWYKFRINDNWVFPCLSGYFLSCTLYNLADLFYSFLVKIYSTFTSNADRFDNSDENLVSQLTESNEVLPTILGAIGPCITAPWWEETLYRVLILKSLNIYLPHLLSSIISSFLFAVHHLNPRSVIHLFVLGVIWSLIEKNFDNLIVTIIIHSLWNSRIFIGSMIGL; translated from the coding sequence atgatgaagattctaaaaGGACTTCTTACCTTTTGGTTATTCCATCTATTTCTATACAGGTACTTCGTCATTCCAGAAGGAATATGTCTGGACATTCGTCCGAGCAAGGAAAGTAGACGTTTAAAATCGGATATTTTAGCAGCAAAGAAttacaatttttgttttaGTACCTTACCAAGCAGCCAAAACTTCCTATTCGTCAAACCCCTATCTATATACACTGGAACATCGAACCATAGGAATATAAAGCTAAGACACACTCCGAACTCTGTGGACCCGGAAAAGAATACCAATGAACGTGAAGAAAAAAAACTAATAGTCGCTAACTCCAGTGAGCTCCATAGGTTAGCTTCTTATAACGATTTAAAGCAGTCATTGGTGAGCATATCTAATAGGTTTGTGGACATTGTTGGCTCAGCAAAGGATTATCTCAGGAAAAGCAAAATATATGAGATCgtttacacatttataaatggaatTAAAGCTCGTGCTAATAATTTAACAGTaaaaaaacaaattgtTATTCTTCTCCTGAGTCAACTGTTGTATTCTTTTATACTGCCAAATTTCCACATAATCCTTCCTTATCAGTTAATACCTACTGATTCTGGATTGGGAGTAGATATAGGGCTCGATACAATCGTTTCTATGGTATTTTCCTACCTATTTCTGAACGATTTAAACATTTCCAGCAAACCACTCATCGTACCAgaagatattaaaaaaCGCATACCGTGGGTAGTATTGTCGTTAATTGGATCATATGTTTTGTCTGGATACTTTACTCATGTTATTGACAATGCCATTTTGTTGATATCAGCAATGGATGCTCCAGTTAGCGTTGCTATGCATCAATCCCTTCGTGTTCTAATCGGACACATATTTTGGGTACTAGTCGGCTCAATGATTATTAATAAGACGGTTTTTCCGTTATCTTTCAATGCTAATAATCCCTGGTACAAATTCCGCATAAATGACAACTGGGTATTTCCTTGTCTTTCTGGATATTTCCTTTCCTGTACACTTTACAACTTGGCTGATCTTTTTTACAGTTTTCTGGTAAAAATTTATAGTACTTTTACTTCTAACGCTGATCGCTTTGATAACAGTGATGAAAACCTGGTGTCTCAATTAACAGAGAGCAATGAAGTTCTTCCAACCATACTTGGTGCAATTGGTCCATGTATCACTGCTCCGTGGTGGGAAGAAACTCTATATCGTGTACTTATTCTTAAGTCACTGAACATATACCTACCACACTTATTGTCATCAATAATATCCTCATTTCTATTTGCAGTACATCATTTGAACCCACGCAGCGTAATACACCTCTTTGTTTTAGGTGTTATCTGGTCATTAATAGAGAAGAATTTTGATAATCTCATAGTAACAATAATTATCCACTCACTCTGGAATTCTAGAATTTTCATAGGAAGTATGATAGGCTTGTAA
- a CDS encoding ribosomal protein S9, putative (encoded by transcript BEWA_052270A), with the protein MKVFKPLSLEQALYLAKEAGIVTKAEVQKLIITSPSFSPDISPFLLNNFLKGRTKEGEEVKESVDVKTQPENVEKIIKIEQNSDIAKIDQVIASKINPAGLKLFWHNNSWWNVYSEGVGTCLRSTSHVILKRGSGMVKINNEEDVYSRWPLMYNRMDVLEPFYLSGCACVYDLYIKTQGGGTTGQSRATRLAVARALVNANSSMQEILKDALYEDIRQRMPKMPGRITARALRKWSKR; encoded by the exons ATGAAAGTCTTTAAGCCACTATCCTTAGAACAG GCTCTCTACTTGGCTAAGGAAGCTGGAATTGTTACGAAAGCAGAAGTACAAAAATTGATAATTACTTCTCCCTCGTTTTCTCCT GATATATCTCCTTTTTTGTTGAACAACTTTTTAAAAGGTCGCACAAAGGAGGGAGAAGAGGTCAAGGAGTCTGTAGATGTAAAAACTCAACCTGAGAACGTTGAAAAGATCATTAAGATCGAACAAAACAGtgatatcgcaaaaattGATCAAGTTATTGCGTCAAAAATTAATCCTGCAGGTTTAAAG CTATTTTGGCACAATAACTCTTGGTGGAACGTGTATTCAGAAGGTGTTGGTACTTGTCTGAGGTCTACATCTCATGTTATTCTCAAAAGGGGATCAGGGATG GTTAAAATCAACAATGAAGAGGATGTATATAGTAGATGGCCATTAATGTATAACCG TATGGATGTCTTGGAACCATTTTACTTATCTGGCTGCGCGTGTGTATATGATCTGTACATTAAAACTCAAGGAGGAGGTACAACTGGTCAGTCAAGGGCAACGAGACTAGCAGTTGCAAGAGCACTAGTGAATGCCAATAGCTCTATGCAGGAGATTCTTAAAG ATGCCCTTTACGAAGACATAAGGCAAAGAATGCCAAAGATGCCCGGAAGAATTACTGCAAGAGCTCTGCGCAAGTGGAGTAAGAGATAG
- a CDS encoding signal peptide containing protein (encoded by transcript BEWA_052230A), which yields MKASQIVLVFLFCGVCKCVSPSGSAPNQVPKTQASDAVTINIDRDIDKNKITLYKDQLNGLNYKRYTPKEGIRIVSVVDSRGSIWKARGNESCTGVHTGAKKGFNTIIRVSIENGANELSKYFDNNGISWTPITGARFNQKFEEMKRPAPSCQARAVAVETKIESSITKSGDQPLENCGCYVDLVKLETFDMTNINPQNFCTIKDSFSGINSIAYFPQYCVKKVVDGNNLVWQTGKNEKNCTNIEFYSNKSKTILVLLINKSPHPNECKLFQHVGNGKWESIPDSEFENIIDSMKNKKVEKECLMCKRNVDIS from the coding sequence ATGAAGGCTTCTCAGATTGTTCTTGTTTTTCTGTTTTGTGGAGTTTGTAAATGTGTGAGCCCATCTGGGTCGGCACCGAACCAAGTGCCAAAAACACAGGCTTCTGACGCAGTTACAATTAATATAGATCGTGatattgataaaaataagATAACCCTATATAAAGATCAGCTTAATGGCTTGAATTACAAGAgatatactccaaaggaggGTATACGCATAGTATCCGTAGTGGATTCCAGAGGTAGTATTTGGAAGGCTAGGGGTAATGAAAGCTGCACAGGTGTACATACAGGTGCTAAAAAAGGTTTTAATACAATTATTCGTGTTAGTATAGAAAATGGTGCTAATGAGCTCTCTAAATACTTTGACAACAATGGAATCAGCTGGACACCAATTACGGGGGCTAGATTCAACCAAAAGTTTGAAGAGATGAAAAGACCAGCTCCATCATGCCAAGCACGAGCGGTAGCGGTAGAAACTAAAATAGAATCTTCAATAACAAAAAGTGGAGACCAGCCTTTGGAGAATTGCGGTTGTTACGTAGATTTGGTCAAACTTGAGACATTTGATATGACAAATATAAATCCACAGAATTTTTGCACAATTAAAGATAGCTTTTCTGGTATTAATAGCATAGCATACTTCCCACAATATTGTGTAAAAaaagttgtggatggtaACAATCTTGTTTGGCAAACCGGAAAGAATGAGAAGAATTGTACAAACATTGAATTTTATTCCAACAAATCTAAAACCATTCTAGTTTTACTTATCAACAAAAGCCCTCACCCTAACGAATGCAAGCTATTTCAGCATGTGGGTAATGGGAAATGGGAATCCATCCCCGATTCAGAATTTGAGAATATCATAGATAGcatgaaaaacaaaaaggTTGAAAAGGAATGTCTCATGTGTAAACGAAACGTGGATATAAGCTGA
- a CDS encoding conserved hypothetical protein (encoded by transcript BEWA_052220A): MSKIGKYFARPSVFHSVVFGTTAGLLFYSTYIGWRAIKVKYLNTEYFARQSRWRYMEKQQLYQRELSQRMNANYIASIAEEYDPVALRMPGSKVDPKHMF; this comes from the exons ATGAGTAAAATAG GAAAGTATTTTGCTCGCCCTTCGGTCTTTCATAGCGTTGTCTTTGGTACAACAGCAG GACTCCTGTTTTATTCTACATATATCGGATGGAGGGCCATTAAAGTCAAGTATTTGAATACCGAATACTTTGCGAGGCAAAGTAGGTGGCGTTACATGGAAAAACAACAGTTGTATCAACGTGAATTGTCACAACGTATGAACGCCAATTATATCGCCAGTATAGCCGAAGAATATGATCCTGTCGCCCTTCGTATGCCGGGAAGTAAAGT GGATCCTAAGCACATGTTCTAA
- a CDS encoding conserved hypothetical protein (encoded by transcript BEWA_052290A) produces MKFEQHMVNDTINTEDIEQSHEDVSQKDDSESSIYHNIKVLLNSTPLCALLQSHSKVVTVDSEVPLFVAFKALSHYHKDFIFVYDTDGKQFLGSLDEHSFVKFLKDSSEYEHMTCGQYLNAVGSPIIHKVPENSTAFYGLELVTRHRISRLFVWSTDRDVPIGYLTPSCFLLYIIKNVCGRFDFLDDSINSISTNCEVTIPSQTTLKEALNILITHDDLPVIDDSGTILSILNRRKVIYFALNSLRDKVPVAYSNTVYDIVKSIDKEFRYKDQELYVDASITIRNALSAVLLSNDRTLAYANPDGVDKILNVWDLLYYLTLR; encoded by the exons ATGAAATTTGAGCAACATATGGTCAATGATACCATAAATACGGAAGATATAGAACAATCCCACGAAGATGTAAGCCAAAAAGATGATTCGGAATCCAGCATCTATCACAACATTAAAGTACTACTGAATTCTACCCCGTTGTGTGCGCTATTACAATCACATTCAAAG GTTGTAACGGTAGATTCCGAAGTTCCTCTATTTGTAGCATTCAAGGCTTTATCGCATTACCATAAGgattttatttttgtgtaTGATACTGATGGTAAACAATTTTTGGGTTCTCTAGATGAGCATTCTTTTGTCAAATTTCTGAAAGATAGTTCAGAATATGAACACATGACATGTGGCCAGTATTTGA ATGCAGTTGGTTCTCCCATTATACACAAAGTTCCTGAGAATAGTACGGCTTTTTACGGCCTGGAACTTGTAACAAGACATAG GATTTCTAGATTATTCGTGTGGTCTACAGACCGTGATGTACCAATAGGCTATTTAACACCTTCCTGTTTCCTTCTTTATATTATCAAAAACGTCTGTGGAAGGTTCGATTTCTTGGATGATTCAATAAATTCTATATCGACTAATTGCGAAGTCACAATTCCTTCACAAACTACACTAAAAGAG GCCttaaatattttgataaCACACGATGACCTTCCCGTGATCGATGATTCAG GAACTATTCTATCCATTTTAAATCGCAGAAAAGTTATATATTTCGCTCTGAACTCTCTTAGGGACAAAGTTCCGGTAGCTTATTCAAACACAGTTTATGACATAGTGAAGAGCATAGATAAAGAATTTAGGTATAAAGACCAAGAATTATACGTAGATGCTTCCATCACTATTAGGAATGCTTTGTCGGCAGTATTACTTTCAAATGATCGCACACTGGCATACGCAAATCC GGATGGTGTTGATAAGATACTGAACGTTTGGGATTTACTTTATTACCTCACTTTGCGGTAG